The window TGCGGGGTGCCGCGCGCGCCATCGGCCGCAGCTTCCGGCTCCAGGTCTGGCTGCGGGAGAACCTGCTCGGGACGGCGGTCGCCGGGCTCTCGTTCTTCTTCGCCTTCTCGCTGCTCGTCGCCGCCGTCGTCGCCGCGCCGAGCCTGGTCCACGACCTGCGCGAGGCCACGGTCTTCGGCACGCCGCGGCTGCGCGCGTTCTTCGCGTGGGGGGTGCTCGCCCTGCCGGTGCTGCTCGGCCTCTCGCCCTGGTGGTGGGTCATCGTCGCCGCGCTCCTGCTGTGGCCCTATTTCCCGACGCCCGCCCGGGTGCTCGTCGTCCTCGGCGCCCTGTTCCTCCTCGCGCTGCCGGTGCTGACGCGCGAGCGGGCGGTGCTCCTCACGACCTCCGAGCGGCCGGTGCTCGGTGCGGTGGTGCAGGTCCGCGAGGGCAACTGGACGGCCGCGGACCACGCGGTGCTCAAGGCGGAGGCCGAGCGGGGGAGCGCCGGGGTCCCCACCGTGACGGCGCTCGCGCTGGCGGCGCGCCACCTTGGGAACCTCGACGACGCGGAGGCGGCCCTCCGCGCCGGGCTGCAGGTCGCGCCGGGGGACGCCTCGCTCTGGAACAACCTCGGCACCGTCGCCTTCGCGCGCCAGGACCTCGCCGGCGCCATCGCGGACTTCAGCAAGGCCGCGGAACTCGCCCCCGGGCTCTTCGCGCCGCACCGCAATCTGGCCGTCTCCTACCGTGAGAGCTTCAAGTTCGCCGAGGGCGAGGCCGAGGCCCGCCGCAGCGGCGAGCTCGACCCGGACGCCGCGGCGTTCTACGCGGGGCTGGATGCCGCGCGCGTCAAGGGCGCGACCGCCGACGCGCTGCCGGCCCTGCCGGCGCTCTGGAAGATGGCCCGGACGCGCGGCGACGAGGAGGAGGCGGCGGTCGATCACGTCTGGGGTGCGCTGATGCTCGGCGCGCCGATCCACGTCTGGCCCGCGGTGGTGATCGCGCTGGCGCTCGCGAGCGCCGGCCTCGGCTTCTGGCGGCTGCGGCGCACGCCGGCGGGGGAGTGCCAGCGCTGCGGCAAGCTCTTCTGCCCGCGCTGCCAGCCGGGCCGGCGCGGCGAGCTGTGCTCGCAGTGCCACCACATCTTCGTCAAGAAGGAGGGGGTGGACGCGCGGGTGCGGGTGCAGAAGATGGGCGAGATCAAGGCCTGGCGCCGCCGCGTGCGCGTGCGCCACCTGGTCTGCGCCGCGCTCGCACCCGGGGGCGGCCACCTCTCGGCGGGGCGCTTCCGGGCCGGCCTGCTCTTCCTGCTGCCGGCGTCCTTCCTCGAGGCGCGGCCGCTCTTCGGCGGCGGCTACCCCTCGCCCTGGAGCCTCGCCGGCCCCGCGGCGGCGTGGGCGTCCGGCGTGGGGATCGGGCTCTTCGTGGTGCTCTGGGCGCTGAGCCTCTGGCTGACCTTCCGCATGGAGGAGTAACCGGTGGCATTGGAGGGGACGTTCAGCGACTTCGGGCTGGCCGACATCCTGCAACTGGTCGGCCACCAGAAGAAGACCGGCGTGCTCACCGTGCGCGGCGAGGGCGGCCGGCTGGTGACGGTCTCGTTCGAGAAGGGCATGATCGTCTTCGCCGACGAGTTCCAGCGCACGGAGAACGAGCGCCTCGGCAACGTGCTCCTGCGCACGCGGCGCCTGAGCCAGGAGCAGCTGGCGCGGGCGATGGAGGTGCAGCAGGGCACGGGCCAGCGGCTCGGCTACGTCCTCGTCGAGCAGAAGCTGATCTCGCAGCAGGAGCTGCGCCAGGCGCTGCAGCTGCAGGTCAAGGAGAGCGTCTACCGGCTCTTCCGCTGGCAGGAGGGCAGCTACCACTTCAGCCCGGAGCCGGTCACCTTCGACCGCGAGATCTACGCCCCGGTGCCGGCCGAGCTGGTCCTCATGGAAGGCGTCCGGATGATCGACGAGTGGCCGATCCTCGAGCGCAAGATCCCGAACTTCCAGGTGGTCTTCGAGCGGGTCTCGGGCGCGCCGGCGACGCTCCCGGCGCGGCCCGGGAGGCCGGCGAAGGCGGACATCGAGGAGCT of the bacterium genome contains:
- a CDS encoding DUF4388 domain-containing protein, whose translation is MALEGTFSDFGLADILQLVGHQKKTGVLTVRGEGGRLVTVSFEKGMIVFADEFQRTENERLGNVLLRTRRLSQEQLARAMEVQQGTGQRLGYVLVEQKLISQQELRQALQLQVKESVYRLFRWQEGSYHFSPEPVTFDREIYAPVPAELVLMEGVRMIDEWPILERKIPNFQVVFERVSGAPATLPARPGRPAKADIEELMAIVDDGEEPAPAAAAATAPGGEGLGQRESALLALVDGERTVQDLIDIGQLGEFETCKVLYGLISLGLVRQRAVARTAAAPAPAGA
- a CDS encoding tetratricopeptide repeat protein codes for the protein MRRRLWGVLVAALVASAPLPAPAVVTHDLLQDTPRTRDLLREETSASALAPRESAAVPKAAASARGDFETIWFAREKYLQIGEADRAEEQLGLLVATAAERGVRNLPEYGTVLVREASRRMRTGDWAQAAKALGWARRLAPDELTVYTTGALLALRRNPINVVPIIDELRGAARAIGRSFRLQVWLRENLLGTAVAGLSFFFAFSLLVAAVVAAPSLVHDLREATVFGTPRLRAFFAWGVLALPVLLGLSPWWWVIVAALLLWPYFPTPARVLVVLGALFLLALPVLTRERAVLLTTSERPVLGAVVQVREGNWTAADHAVLKAEAERGSAGVPTVTALALAARHLGNLDDAEAALRAGLQVAPGDASLWNNLGTVAFARQDLAGAIADFSKAAELAPGLFAPHRNLAVSYRESFKFAEGEAEARRSGELDPDAAAFYAGLDAARVKGATADALPALPALWKMARTRGDEEEAAVDHVWGALMLGAPIHVWPAVVIALALASAGLGFWRLRRTPAGECQRCGKLFCPRCQPGRRGELCSQCHHIFVKKEGVDARVRVQKMGEIKAWRRRVRVRHLVCAALAPGGGHLSAGRFRAGLLFLLPASFLEARPLFGGGYPSPWSLAGPAAAWASGVGIGLFVVLWALSLWLTFRMEE